One Candidatus Scalindua japonica DNA segment encodes these proteins:
- a CDS encoding transposase domain-containing protein, which yields MEDGRLQLDNNNAERHIRPIATGRKVWLFAQSEAGARATATWYSLVETARANGLEPYWYLRKVFEEMPMYLRDRKPVNDLLPWNVDSKELEQLARRD from the coding sequence GTGGAAGACGGACGCCTGCAACTGGACAACAACAATGCGGAACGTCATATCCGGCCTATTGCGACGGGTAGAAAGGTGTGGTTGTTTGCACAAAGCGAGGCCGGTGCAAGGGCAACTGCAACTTGGTATTCGCTGGTTGAAACTGCAAGGGCTAATGGATTAGAGCCTTACTGGTATCTTCGAAAGGTTTTCGAAGAGATGCCAATGTATTTACGAGATCGAAAACCAGTAAATGATTTACTGCCTTGGAATGTCGATTCCAAGGAACTGGAGCAACTCGCTAGACGTGATTAA
- the tnpC gene encoding IS66 family transposase, with the protein MEAVVEITDFSIENVLAQNDELRCKLESRDHQIMLLEEKINYLLYHRFSSKSERFDKRQQLLFGNEDAACEVEPATETKVPEHTRKTGGRRVPPQHLPRVRVEHDLLEEEKQCSCGSCLNRIGEEVSFQYDVIPARFQVIENIKFKYSCSNSKCKQPPITAQQSPPAPLPRTQASPGVLAWVGSSKFADGLPLNRIASIAGKRFGVPFTSTTLADWMIKGAEQIISPLVATMENALDGHDYLHIDETTLQVLSEEGRTAKQKSYIWCRVTGGNDTPIVLMHYSPSRAGAVASKLLEGFSGFLQTDGYAGYGASASRPNVIQLGCWAHVRRKFDVARKASSPGAANIARQGMELIRELYYLDNQEKEKPPDQRKRYRQEVVKSCLDKIRSWINRNQCRRLAMEVCCRMHLPTLTTNGQN; encoded by the coding sequence ATGGAAGCGGTGGTTGAAATAACAGATTTTAGTATTGAAAATGTGCTTGCGCAGAACGATGAGTTGCGTTGTAAACTCGAATCTAGAGACCACCAGATCATGCTACTCGAAGAAAAGATCAACTACCTCCTTTATCATCGTTTCAGTTCAAAGTCTGAGCGTTTTGATAAGCGCCAGCAATTGCTGTTCGGTAACGAGGATGCTGCTTGTGAGGTTGAACCTGCAACCGAAACTAAGGTACCTGAGCACACCAGAAAGACTGGTGGTCGACGTGTCCCTCCCCAGCATCTTCCGCGTGTTCGCGTGGAGCATGATCTGCTGGAAGAAGAGAAACAGTGTTCCTGTGGTTCTTGCCTGAATCGAATAGGAGAAGAGGTTTCATTTCAGTACGACGTGATTCCCGCCAGGTTTCAAGTAATAGAGAACATTAAGTTCAAGTACAGTTGCTCTAACTCCAAGTGCAAGCAACCGCCAATAACTGCACAACAAAGTCCACCGGCTCCTTTGCCTCGAACCCAAGCATCACCAGGTGTTCTTGCCTGGGTTGGTTCGAGCAAATTTGCTGATGGTCTTCCGCTAAACCGTATAGCTTCTATTGCTGGAAAACGTTTTGGCGTACCGTTCACCAGTACCACATTGGCAGACTGGATGATCAAAGGTGCAGAGCAAATTATTTCTCCTCTGGTAGCTACCATGGAAAATGCGCTTGATGGACATGACTATCTTCACATTGATGAAACCACCCTTCAGGTTCTGAGCGAAGAAGGACGAACTGCTAAACAGAAGTCCTATATCTGGTGTCGTGTTACTGGCGGTAACGATACCCCGATTGTACTTATGCACTACAGTCCCAGCCGTGCAGGAGCTGTAGCCAGCAAACTGTTGGAAGGGTTCAGTGGTTTTTTGCAAACCGATGGTTACGCTGGTTATGGGGCATCAGCCTCGCGTCCTAATGTTATCCAGTTGGGATGCTGGGCACATGTTCGTCGTAAGTTTGATGTTGCAAGAAAAGCCAGTTCGCCAGGCGCTGCCAATATTGCCCGGCAAGGCATGGAGTTGATCAGAGAACTCTACTACCTTGACAATCAAGAAAAAGAGAAACCACCGGATCAACGAAAGAGATATAGACAAGAGGTAGTTAAGTCTTGCTTGGATAAGATCCGTTCCTGGATTAATAGAAATCAGTGCAGGCGTTTAGCTATGGAGGTTTGCTGTCGAATGCATTTACCTACATTAACAACCAATGGTCAAAACTAA